One genomic segment of Myotis daubentonii chromosome 14, mMyoDau2.1, whole genome shotgun sequence includes these proteins:
- the IQCF6 gene encoding IQ domain-containing protein F6 produces MDTGQVSKASAGGTCPEGDKQCLPREKAAVRIQAWWRGGRVRQVLLQAALRAWAIQCWWRSAQAKTLEQRRRLALRLYTCQEWAVVKVQAQVRMWQARRRFLQARQAACTIQSHWRWHASQTRGLLQGCYEVKASHLELDIEILMA; encoded by the exons ATGGACACAGGACAGGTGAGCAAGGCCAGTGCAGGAGGGACCTGCCCTGAGGGCGACAAGCAGTGTCTACCG CGAGAGAAGGCGGCTGTGAGGATCCAGGCATGGTGGCGCGGCGGCCGGGTGCGCCAGGTGCTGCTGCAGGCGGCGCTCCGGGCCTGGGCCATCCAGTGCTGGTGGAGGTCGGCGCAGGCCAAGACGCTGGAGCAGAGGCGGCGCCTGGCGCTGCGGCTCTACACCTGCCAGGAGTGGGCGGTGGTGAAGGTCCAGGCCCAGGTCCGCATGTGGCAGGCCCGCCGGCGCTTCCTCCAGGCCCGCCAGGCGGCCTGCACCATCCAGTCCCACTGGCGCTGGCACGCCAGCCAGACCCGGGGCCTGCTCCAGGGCTGCTATGAGGTCAAAGCCAGCCACCTGGAGCTGGACATCGAAATCCTCATGGCCTAG